A region from the Salvelinus fontinalis isolate EN_2023a chromosome 23, ASM2944872v1, whole genome shotgun sequence genome encodes:
- the LOC129820830 gene encoding PTB domain-containing engulfment adapter protein 1-like isoform X3, producing the protein MNRAFNRKKDKSWMHTPDALAKHYIPYNAKFLGNTEVDQPKGTEIVKEAVRKLKFQRHIKKSEGQKTQKVELQISIYGVKILDPKTKDVQYNCQLHRISFCADDKTDKRIFTFICKDSESNKHLCYVFDSEKCAEEVTLTIGQAFDLAYKKFLESGGKDVETRKQIGTLQKRIQELETENSGLKKQLWELEEQLMIAPVPPAGSISLKPPMSTDVFDMVPFSAVTPLVPIPASNGTPPPPTTTSPPDMSKDLFGAEPFDPFTCGQADFPPDIQSRLDEMQEGFKMGLTLEATVFSLEPLGGRC; encoded by the exons TTTCTTGGAAACACAGAAGTTGACCAACCGAAAGGCACAGAGATTGTTAAGGAAGCAGTTAGAAAGTTAAAG TTTCAAAGACATATCAAGAAGTCAGAGGGACAGAAGACACAAAAAGTGGAATTACAAATCTCCATTTACGGAGTGAAGATCTTAGATCCCAAGACAAAG gATGTCCAGTACAACTGCCAGTTGCATAGGATATCCTTCTGTGCAGATGACAAGACTGATAAAAGGATATTCACCTTCATCTGCAAAGACTCCGAATCAAACAAACACCTCTGCTACGTGTTTGACAGTGAAAAATGT GCAGAAGAGGTAACACTCACTATTGGCCAGGCGTTTGACTTGGCCTACAAGAAGTTCCTCGAGTCTGGTGGGAAAGATGTGGAGACACGGAAACAGATAGGAACCTTACAGAAAAGA ATTCAAGAACTGGAAACGGAAAATTCTGGGCTAAAGAAGCAGCTTTGGGAACTGGAGGAGCAATTGATGATTGCTCCTGTACCACCA GCTGGCAGCATCTCCTTGAAACCCCCGATGTCCACAGACGTTTTTGACATGGTTCCCTTCTCTGCTGTCACACCCCTGGTGCCAATTCCCGCAAGCAACGGCACACCCCCTCCCCCCACTACAACATCTCCTCCAGACATGA GTAAAGACCTATTTGGAGCGGAACCTTTCGATCCGTTCACCTGTGGGCAAGCCGACTTCCCCCCGGATATCCAGTCCAGGCTGGACGAGATGCAG GAGGGGTTCAAAATGGGACTAACCCTAGAGGCCACTGTCTTTTCTCTTGAGCCACTAGGCGGTCGCTGCTGA
- the LOC129820830 gene encoding PTB domain-containing engulfment adapter protein 1-like isoform X1 has product MNRAFNRKKDKSWMHTPDALAKHYIPYNAKFLGNTEVDQPKGTEIVKEAVRKLKFQRHIKKSEGQKTQKVELQISIYGVKILDPKTKDVQYNCQLHRISFCADDKTDKRIFTFICKDSESNKHLCYVFDSEKCAEEVTLTIGQAFDLAYKKFLESGGKDVETRKQIGTLQKRIQELETENSGLKKQLWELEEQLMIAPVPPQLHINSTNEAYMLSRPSSLFWCHNLTSFSCLEISSVTLTPMSSPESNLSAGLLTPPPAKPALLPKPADGCSIPRPRAGSISLKPPMSTDVFDMVPFSAVTPLVPIPASNGTPPPPTTTSPPDMSKDLFGAEPFDPFTCGQADFPPDIQSRLDEMQEGFKMGLTLEATVFSLEPLGGRC; this is encoded by the exons TTTCTTGGAAACACAGAAGTTGACCAACCGAAAGGCACAGAGATTGTTAAGGAAGCAGTTAGAAAGTTAAAG TTTCAAAGACATATCAAGAAGTCAGAGGGACAGAAGACACAAAAAGTGGAATTACAAATCTCCATTTACGGAGTGAAGATCTTAGATCCCAAGACAAAG gATGTCCAGTACAACTGCCAGTTGCATAGGATATCCTTCTGTGCAGATGACAAGACTGATAAAAGGATATTCACCTTCATCTGCAAAGACTCCGAATCAAACAAACACCTCTGCTACGTGTTTGACAGTGAAAAATGT GCAGAAGAGGTAACACTCACTATTGGCCAGGCGTTTGACTTGGCCTACAAGAAGTTCCTCGAGTCTGGTGGGAAAGATGTGGAGACACGGAAACAGATAGGAACCTTACAGAAAAGA ATTCAAGAACTGGAAACGGAAAATTCTGGGCTAAAGAAGCAGCTTTGGGAACTGGAGGAGCAATTGATGATTGCTCCTGTACCACCA CAGCTGCACATAAACTCTACTAACGAGGCCTACATGCTTTCAAGACCCTCCTCGCTCTTCTGGTGTCACAATCTGACGTCCTTCTCGTGTCTCGAGATCTCCTCGGTCACACTCACCCCTATGAGCTCGCCCGAGTCCAACCTCTCGGCAGGCCTACTAACCCCTCCTCCGGCTAAGCCTGCTCTCCTCCCAAAGCCTGCCGACGGGTGCAGCATCCCGCGGCCTCGC GCTGGCAGCATCTCCTTGAAACCCCCGATGTCCACAGACGTTTTTGACATGGTTCCCTTCTCTGCTGTCACACCCCTGGTGCCAATTCCCGCAAGCAACGGCACACCCCCTCCCCCCACTACAACATCTCCTCCAGACATGA GTAAAGACCTATTTGGAGCGGAACCTTTCGATCCGTTCACCTGTGGGCAAGCCGACTTCCCCCCGGATATCCAGTCCAGGCTGGACGAGATGCAG GAGGGGTTCAAAATGGGACTAACCCTAGAGGCCACTGTCTTTTCTCTTGAGCCACTAGGCGGTCGCTGCTGA
- the LOC129820830 gene encoding PTB domain-containing engulfment adapter protein 1-like isoform X2 translates to MNRAFNRKKDKSWMHTPDALAKHYIPYNAKFLGNTEVDQPKGTEIVKEAVRKLKFQRHIKKSEGQKTQKVELQISIYGVKILDPKTKDVQYNCQLHRISFCADDKTDKRIFTFICKDSESNKHLCYVFDSEKCAEEVTLTIGQAFDLAYKKFLESGGKDVETRKQIGTLQKRIQELETENSGLKKQLWELEEQLMIAPVPPQLHINSTNEAYMLSRPSSLFWCHNLTSFSCLEISSVTLTPMSSPESNLSAGLLTPPPAKPALLPKPADGCSIPRPRAGSISLKPPMSTDVFDMVPFSAVTPLVPIPASNGTPPPPTTTSPPDMSKDLFGAEPFDPFTCGQADFPPDIQSRLDEMQRQRWRGSKWD, encoded by the exons TTTCTTGGAAACACAGAAGTTGACCAACCGAAAGGCACAGAGATTGTTAAGGAAGCAGTTAGAAAGTTAAAG TTTCAAAGACATATCAAGAAGTCAGAGGGACAGAAGACACAAAAAGTGGAATTACAAATCTCCATTTACGGAGTGAAGATCTTAGATCCCAAGACAAAG gATGTCCAGTACAACTGCCAGTTGCATAGGATATCCTTCTGTGCAGATGACAAGACTGATAAAAGGATATTCACCTTCATCTGCAAAGACTCCGAATCAAACAAACACCTCTGCTACGTGTTTGACAGTGAAAAATGT GCAGAAGAGGTAACACTCACTATTGGCCAGGCGTTTGACTTGGCCTACAAGAAGTTCCTCGAGTCTGGTGGGAAAGATGTGGAGACACGGAAACAGATAGGAACCTTACAGAAAAGA ATTCAAGAACTGGAAACGGAAAATTCTGGGCTAAAGAAGCAGCTTTGGGAACTGGAGGAGCAATTGATGATTGCTCCTGTACCACCA CAGCTGCACATAAACTCTACTAACGAGGCCTACATGCTTTCAAGACCCTCCTCGCTCTTCTGGTGTCACAATCTGACGTCCTTCTCGTGTCTCGAGATCTCCTCGGTCACACTCACCCCTATGAGCTCGCCCGAGTCCAACCTCTCGGCAGGCCTACTAACCCCTCCTCCGGCTAAGCCTGCTCTCCTCCCAAAGCCTGCCGACGGGTGCAGCATCCCGCGGCCTCGC GCTGGCAGCATCTCCTTGAAACCCCCGATGTCCACAGACGTTTTTGACATGGTTCCCTTCTCTGCTGTCACACCCCTGGTGCCAATTCCCGCAAGCAACGGCACACCCCCTCCCCCCACTACAACATCTCCTCCAGACATGA GTAAAGACCTATTTGGAGCGGAACCTTTCGATCCGTTCACCTGTGGGCAAGCCGACTTCCCCCCGGATATCCAGTCCAGGCTGGACGAGATGCAG CGTCAGAGATG GAGGGGTTCAAAATGGGACTAA